The Corynebacterium camporealensis genome contains a region encoding:
- the wzm gene encoding galactan export ABC transporter permease subunit Wzm/RfbD: MTSAPEEGETPASKSMTIGAAFRDLIQGAKQRELWFMLGLQDIKQRYRRSVLGPLWITIATGVMALALGLLYSMLFQIPVAEFLPHVTVGLIMWNFISGAIKDGSTIFIENEGLIKQLPAALSVHVYRLVWRQTLFLAHNMVIWVLLILIFPRNLGWEFFLFIPGLFLLIINGVWVTMFFGIVATRFRDVAPLLEALTQLLFYVTPIVWMTKTLHEQGGAVSERARLAEINPLYHYLEVVRAPMIGEPVATYHWWIVIACTVVGVLITLLAMRKWRFRVSYWV, from the coding sequence ATGACCTCCGCGCCTGAGGAGGGCGAGACCCCGGCATCGAAGTCGATGACCATCGGGGCAGCGTTCCGTGACCTCATCCAGGGCGCAAAGCAGCGCGAGCTGTGGTTCATGCTGGGCCTTCAAGACATCAAGCAACGCTATCGTCGTTCGGTGCTCGGTCCGCTGTGGATCACCATTGCTACCGGTGTCATGGCGCTGGCCCTGGGCTTGTTGTACTCGATGCTGTTCCAGATCCCCGTCGCGGAGTTCTTGCCGCACGTCACGGTGGGTCTGATTATGTGGAACTTCATCTCTGGTGCAATTAAGGATGGCTCGACCATCTTCATCGAGAATGAAGGCCTAATTAAGCAGCTACCTGCAGCTTTGTCAGTACACGTGTATCGCCTGGTGTGGCGGCAGACTCTGTTTTTGGCCCACAACATGGTCATCTGGGTGCTGCTGATTCTCATCTTCCCGCGCAACCTGGGCTGGGAGTTCTTCCTGTTCATCCCAGGATTGTTCTTGCTGATTATTAACGGTGTGTGGGTCACGATGTTCTTTGGCATCGTCGCTACCCGCTTCCGCGATGTTGCTCCGCTGCTAGAAGCACTGACTCAGCTGCTGTTCTACGTCACCCCGATTGTGTGGATGACCAAGACTCTGCACGAGCAGGGCGGCGCTGTCTCTGAGCGAGCTCGCCTGGCAGAGATCAATCCGCTCTACCACTATCTGGAAGTTGTCCGCGCGCCCATGATTGGTGAGCCGGTAGCAACCTACCACTGGTGGATCGTGATTGCTTGTACCGTCGTCGGCGTTCTCATCACCCTGCTGGCTATGCGCAAGTGGCGCTTCCGTGTGAGCTACTGGGTCTAA
- a CDS encoding aminotransferase class V-fold PLP-dependent enzyme, protein MPQGLPAAYDVAAVRGLYTGLTEGGWTYLNAHAAPQVAERVSAGVARSFRMSTAVAVQEASAGAHSAQLRPGLLEGDLAFESARRAVADICGAKADTVVLGPSLPVLYQSLARALGPLVRRNSSVVLSKLDPPALYSAFTEVDAEVRWAQPDLGTGELPAFQYAELVDGSTRLVSFSAAHELLGTVTPTKEIIEKVRSRSRAWTLLDVTALAPYRPIEFGDLGADILGLDLSQLGGPQMAALVFRDTAMFRRLDALSPVNSEHTAQKIETPVSCGLAGGVGPLADHLASLAGGDRGSRRVRLHRSMESTQTYMDELARDLYFYLDTLTAVHIIGVTGEAAAGASEDRIPRLTFAVNGVPAATVHQRLFDNGLVTTLAPSTPLLTEMGVDEIGGAVTVALGPFNTYHDIEHLVRVVASLA, encoded by the coding sequence ATGCCGCAAGGGTTGCCTGCTGCGTATGACGTAGCTGCCGTACGTGGCCTCTACACGGGGCTGACTGAAGGCGGGTGGACCTACCTGAATGCGCACGCGGCACCGCAAGTTGCTGAGCGCGTGAGTGCCGGTGTTGCACGTTCCTTCCGCATGTCGACCGCCGTGGCAGTCCAGGAGGCTTCCGCCGGCGCGCACTCCGCACAGTTGCGTCCGGGCCTGCTGGAAGGCGATTTGGCCTTCGAGTCCGCGCGCCGGGCTGTGGCCGATATCTGCGGCGCTAAGGCTGACACCGTGGTCTTGGGCCCCTCCCTGCCGGTGCTCTACCAGTCGCTGGCCCGCGCCTTGGGCCCGCTGGTGCGCCGTAATTCTTCGGTGGTGCTGTCCAAGCTGGATCCTCCAGCGCTCTACTCGGCCTTTACTGAGGTTGATGCTGAGGTCCGCTGGGCTCAACCTGATTTGGGCACCGGTGAGCTGCCTGCGTTCCAGTACGCAGAGCTTGTCGATGGCTCCACCCGCCTCGTCTCTTTCTCCGCCGCCCATGAACTTTTGGGCACCGTCACCCCGACGAAGGAGATCATCGAGAAAGTTCGCAGCCGCTCCCGCGCCTGGACCCTGCTGGACGTCACCGCGCTCGCGCCGTACCGGCCTATCGAGTTCGGCGACCTCGGCGCCGACATCTTAGGCCTGGATCTCAGCCAACTCGGCGGGCCGCAGATGGCAGCCTTGGTCTTCCGCGATACCGCGATGTTCCGTCGCCTCGATGCCTTAAGCCCGGTTAATTCTGAACACACCGCACAAAAGATTGAGACTCCCGTCTCCTGTGGTTTGGCCGGCGGCGTGGGCCCACTAGCCGACCACCTTGCTTCCTTAGCTGGCGGTGACCGCGGCTCTCGGCGTGTCCGTCTGCACCGCTCCATGGAGTCCACGCAGACCTACATGGATGAGCTAGCACGCGACCTGTACTTCTACTTGGACACGCTGACTGCGGTACACATCATCGGCGTGACCGGCGAAGCAGCCGCAGGCGCATCCGAGGATCGCATCCCACGCCTGACCTTCGCCGTCAACGGTGTACCAGCAGCCACTGTGCACCAGCGTCTCTTTGACAATGGCTTGGTGACCACCCTGGCTCCGTCGACCCCACTGCTTACCGAGATGGGCGTCGACGAAATCGGCGGCGCCGTCACCGTTGCCTTAGGACCGTTTAACACCTACCACGACATTGAACACTTGGTTCGCGTCGTGGCATCGCTGGCTTAA
- a CDS encoding NAD(P)H-quinone oxidoreductase, with the protein MRAIQQIDTDDPRSLELGDVDKPELSSGEVLIKIHAAGVNRADLLQARGAYPPPPGASEIIGLECTGTIEDAGDTDYQVGDKVGALLSGGAYAEYVAVPAGQLLPIPEGYSLTEAASVIEVACTVWSNLVMEAGLHEGQTVLIHGGAGGIGTFAIQVAKALGAKVAVTAGSEEKLETCRKYGADILINYREQDFAEELKNSCDVLLDIIGAKYLKQNLKALAKDGHMVIIGMQGGTKAEINLGVLTSKRLTVQGTTLRSRSPEAKAEIVADTVKHVWPWLEDGTVKHHLHGTYPLAEAAKAHEALDSGEVTGTLVLTVAEES; encoded by the coding sequence ATGAGAGCTATTCAACAAATTGACACTGACGATCCCCGTTCCCTCGAGCTTGGTGACGTAGACAAGCCGGAGCTTTCTTCTGGTGAGGTACTCATCAAAATTCATGCTGCTGGTGTGAACCGCGCAGACCTTCTGCAGGCACGCGGTGCGTATCCGCCGCCACCAGGTGCTTCCGAGATCATTGGTCTGGAGTGCACCGGCACCATCGAGGATGCTGGCGATACTGACTACCAGGTTGGCGACAAGGTTGGCGCGCTGCTATCCGGTGGTGCTTATGCCGAGTACGTTGCTGTGCCGGCAGGCCAGCTTCTGCCCATCCCGGAGGGCTACTCCCTGACTGAGGCAGCATCCGTTATTGAGGTTGCCTGCACTGTCTGGTCCAACCTGGTCATGGAGGCTGGTCTCCACGAGGGACAGACCGTACTGATTCACGGTGGTGCTGGTGGTATCGGCACGTTTGCTATTCAGGTCGCTAAGGCGCTCGGCGCCAAGGTGGCGGTTACTGCTGGCTCCGAAGAGAAGTTGGAGACCTGCCGTAAGTACGGTGCGGATATCCTCATCAACTACCGCGAGCAAGACTTCGCAGAAGAGTTGAAGAACAGCTGCGATGTGCTTCTCGACATCATTGGTGCGAAGTACCTCAAGCAGAACCTCAAGGCGCTGGCGAAGGATGGCCACATGGTCATCATCGGTATGCAAGGCGGTACCAAGGCTGAGATTAACCTCGGTGTGCTGACCTCCAAGCGTCTGACCGTGCAGGGTACGACGCTGCGTTCACGTAGCCCGGAGGCCAAGGCAGAAATCGTCGCCGATACCGTCAAGCACGTGTGGCCATGGCTGGAGGACGGGACCGTCAAGCACCACCTGCACGGCACGTACCCACTGGCAGAAGCTGCCAAGGCACACGAAGCACTGGATTCCGGTGAAGTCACCGGCACTTTGGTGTTAACTGTCGCTGAGGAGTCTTAA
- a CDS encoding class C sortase has translation MTMTMPGGEPNRRSGSGATAVKARHAKKEEMSLFRRVFLPVLLILVGLSVMLYPVVATQWNNHVQRQIADRYDESMREQQENDPEALIRAVEEAREYNAANKGGPILDPWLARVSKDNEAYQEYLDHLKGASAMSQVTIPSIDSKLPVYHGTDEETLQKGLGHLFGSALPVGGEGNHTVITGHTGLTNATLWDNLIDVKEGDAIYVSTFGEKMKYEVYDIDVVLPEETDSLGDQEGRDLLTLITCTPYGINTHRLLVHAERVPMDEEDLQALEDASGFKMQWWMWLVVAAAALVLLLLIWWIRRQAKKNKSEEDAAEANDEAAEAEAGAEIDEEN, from the coding sequence ATGACCATGACTATGCCTGGTGGCGAGCCAAACCGGCGCTCCGGTTCGGGGGCCACGGCAGTCAAGGCGAGGCATGCCAAGAAAGAAGAGATGTCGCTGTTCCGACGTGTCTTCCTTCCGGTATTGCTGATCCTCGTCGGTCTATCAGTCATGTTGTACCCGGTTGTAGCTACGCAGTGGAACAACCATGTACAGCGGCAAATTGCTGACCGCTATGACGAGTCGATGCGTGAACAGCAGGAAAATGATCCTGAAGCATTGATTCGTGCAGTTGAAGAAGCGCGTGAATACAACGCCGCGAACAAGGGCGGTCCGATTCTGGACCCTTGGCTGGCACGCGTGAGCAAAGACAACGAAGCTTACCAGGAGTATCTTGACCACTTGAAGGGGGCTTCGGCGATGAGCCAGGTAACCATTCCGTCAATTGACTCTAAGTTGCCGGTCTATCACGGTACGGATGAAGAGACTCTCCAAAAGGGCTTAGGCCATCTGTTTGGTAGTGCCTTGCCTGTCGGTGGCGAAGGTAACCACACCGTGATTACCGGTCATACCGGCCTGACGAATGCCACGTTGTGGGACAATCTCATCGACGTTAAAGAAGGCGATGCGATTTACGTCAGCACCTTCGGCGAAAAGATGAAGTACGAGGTCTATGACATCGATGTCGTCTTGCCGGAGGAAACAGATTCGCTGGGTGACCAAGAAGGCCGCGACCTGCTCACCCTTATTACTTGTACCCCGTATGGCATTAATACCCACCGTCTGCTGGTGCACGCAGAACGCGTACCAATGGATGAAGAAGACCTGCAGGCTTTGGAAGATGCCTCTGGCTTCAAGATGCAGTGGTGGATGTGGCTGGTTGTTGCTGCTGCGGCACTCGTGCTGTTGCTGCTGATCTGGTGGATCCGCCGTCAGGCAAAGAAGAATAAGTCTGAAGAAGACGCAGCTGAAGCCAATGACGAAGCTGCAGAGGCTGAAGCTGGGGCAGAAATCGATGAAGAAAACTAA
- a CDS encoding LPXTG cell wall anchor domain-containing protein, with product MKKTKLVAAALAVALMVPPVASADNRTVTGNITQLSVSDIDGSRTVDLVIYKSEKNPYDDVPPGQLPDGGLAGFTFSLERVAGVDLTTQAGWDMVESFKASDGKPETVGPTYTAVTNERGAAFFEGLPIGLYYVTETPPDIPGFTWRYGSPFFITLPLGDVYSDGWDYEAEMIAKSDLTGKPGEPDDPDGPPPTTPDEPGEPGDPDDPPPGDPSEPPSTTEPPEPGEPGEPGTPPGTPGEPGDPPREPGLPRLAETGASVIAIAIAGLALVLFGGFLLRRRREEPES from the coding sequence ATGAAGAAAACTAAGCTTGTCGCGGCAGCATTAGCCGTAGCACTCATGGTGCCGCCAGTCGCATCAGCGGATAATCGGACTGTCACTGGCAACATCACTCAGCTGTCCGTATCAGATATCGATGGCTCTCGAACTGTAGATTTGGTTATCTACAAGTCCGAGAAGAACCCTTATGACGATGTTCCACCGGGTCAACTACCAGATGGTGGATTGGCTGGATTCACGTTCAGTCTGGAACGTGTTGCTGGCGTAGACCTCACCACGCAGGCTGGTTGGGATATGGTCGAAAGCTTTAAGGCTTCTGACGGTAAGCCGGAAACTGTCGGCCCGACCTACACCGCAGTAACCAATGAACGTGGTGCAGCATTCTTCGAAGGTTTGCCGATTGGTCTGTACTACGTGACCGAAACCCCACCGGATATTCCAGGTTTCACCTGGCGTTACGGTTCGCCGTTCTTCATTACCCTTCCACTTGGTGATGTCTACAGCGACGGCTGGGACTACGAAGCAGAGATGATCGCTAAGTCGGACTTGACTGGTAAGCCGGGCGAGCCGGATGATCCAGATGGGCCACCGCCAACGACACCGGATGAGCCAGGTGAGCCTGGAGATCCCGATGATCCACCACCAGGCGATCCTTCGGAACCGCCAAGCACGACTGAACCACCAGAGCCGGGTGAACCTGGCGAACCAGGAACACCACCAGGCACTCCGGGTGAGCCTGGAGATCCCCCGCGCGAACCTGGTCTACCGCGATTGGCAGAAACCGGTGCCAGCGTCATCGCTATCGCGATTGCTGGTTTGGCACTCGTACTTTTCGGTGGATTCCTGTTGCGACGCCGTCGCGAAGAACCAGAATCCTAA
- a CDS encoding ThiF family adenylyltransferase: MSTRYARQEALWGDEGQQKLSDATVAVIGAGGLGSPALAYLAAAGVGRILLFDDDRVSLSNLQRQVIHSTDTIGQLKTDSAQATLRALNPEVEVITHARLESATALKQLEGAQVILDGADNFPTRYLSSWAAHELGIPHVWGSILGFEAQLSVFWSGHGPVYEDVFPTMPAPGAVPSCAQSGVLGPVVGTVGSAMALEALKIITGTGTPLVGKLGYFDALSGTWEYIPLRAGGHVPQQPDDAPEVRSLPANTPIIDVRTAEEREQATIPDDEHLPLDELLAGKNPEHLNQDEQAVIYCASGIRSAQAVAVLRERGYKHVVSLRGGIQAWQEESAALQDDA; encoded by the coding sequence ATGAGCACTCGTTACGCCCGCCAGGAAGCCCTCTGGGGCGACGAAGGCCAGCAGAAGCTTTCCGATGCCACCGTCGCCGTCATCGGTGCCGGCGGCCTAGGCTCCCCTGCGTTGGCCTATCTTGCTGCCGCCGGTGTCGGACGCATCCTGCTTTTCGATGACGACCGCGTCTCCCTGTCCAATCTGCAACGCCAGGTCATCCACAGCACCGACACCATCGGACAATTAAAGACCGACTCTGCGCAGGCCACCCTGCGCGCACTCAACCCCGAAGTTGAGGTCATTACCCACGCTCGCCTGGAGTCCGCCACTGCGCTGAAGCAACTCGAGGGCGCCCAGGTCATCCTCGATGGTGCCGATAACTTCCCTACCCGCTACCTTTCTTCCTGGGCTGCCCACGAACTCGGCATCCCACACGTCTGGGGTTCCATCCTGGGATTCGAAGCACAGCTGTCAGTCTTTTGGTCTGGTCACGGACCGGTTTACGAGGACGTCTTCCCCACCATGCCCGCTCCTGGTGCTGTACCCTCGTGTGCCCAATCCGGCGTACTCGGCCCCGTGGTCGGCACCGTGGGTTCTGCGATGGCACTGGAAGCACTCAAAATCATCACCGGTACCGGCACTCCACTGGTAGGCAAGCTCGGCTACTTCGATGCCCTCAGCGGCACCTGGGAGTACATCCCACTGCGCGCTGGCGGCCACGTTCCCCAGCAACCGGACGATGCTCCCGAAGTGCGTTCTCTTCCTGCTAACACCCCTATCATCGACGTCCGCACCGCCGAAGAACGCGAACAAGCAACCATCCCCGACGATGAGCACCTCCCCCTCGATGAGCTCTTAGCCGGTAAGAACCCGGAGCATCTCAACCAAGATGAGCAAGCAGTCATCTACTGTGCCTCCGGTATTCGCTCCGCGCAAGCCGTCGCCGTACTTCGCGAGCGCGGCTACAAGCACGTAGTATCCTTGCGTGGCGGAATTCAAGCCTGGCAAGAAGAAAGCGCCGCCCTACAGGACGACGCTTAA
- a CDS encoding molybdenum cofactor biosynthesis protein MoaE, which translates to MSTNPADPSYVAQDTGVLLGAEISNQPLQAPDISTPTMGAVVRFDGIVRNHDGGHGGVELLTYTCHPSAPQRIQEVAEEVLKDHPDVRLWCAHRIGDLQVGDAAFIVLAASAHRQAAFDAASTLADRVKAEVPIWKEQQFNDGNATWVGLE; encoded by the coding sequence ATGAGCACTAACCCTGCCGACCCGAGCTACGTCGCCCAAGACACCGGCGTCCTGCTCGGTGCAGAGATCAGCAACCAGCCCCTCCAGGCTCCAGATATCTCCACCCCAACCATGGGTGCAGTAGTGCGTTTCGATGGCATCGTGCGCAACCACGACGGCGGCCACGGTGGCGTGGAACTGCTCACCTACACCTGCCACCCCAGCGCCCCGCAGCGCATCCAGGAAGTCGCTGAAGAAGTCCTCAAAGACCACCCGGATGTACGCCTGTGGTGCGCACACCGCATCGGTGATCTGCAGGTTGGCGATGCCGCCTTCATCGTCCTGGCTGCCTCCGCCCACCGCCAGGCTGCTTTCGATGCCGCCTCCACCCTTGCCGATCGCGTCAAAGCCGAAGTACCTATCTGGAAAGAGCAGCAATTCAATGACGGCAACGCCACCTGGGTGGGTCTGGAATGA
- a CDS encoding MogA/MoaB family molybdenum cofactor biosynthesis protein: MTQPHRRAIVIVASTRAAAGEYDDRSGPILVDFLREQGFETNDPRVVPDADIDAAVDQAFAERPSVILTSGGTGVSPDDRTVESVIEHIPRQLPGIVQAFYQQGAGLPTAMLSRSIAGVNDHTFAMALPGSTGAAKDGCTVLAPVLQHLIATLEGRNEH; the protein is encoded by the coding sequence ATGACCCAACCACACCGCCGCGCCATCGTCATCGTGGCGTCTACCCGCGCTGCCGCAGGTGAATACGACGACCGCTCCGGCCCTATCCTCGTGGATTTCCTGCGCGAACAAGGCTTCGAGACCAACGATCCCCGCGTCGTACCCGATGCCGACATCGACGCCGCCGTTGACCAAGCCTTCGCCGAGCGCCCCTCTGTCATTCTCACCTCGGGTGGCACAGGGGTTAGCCCGGACGATAGGACGGTAGAGTCAGTCATAGAACATATTCCCCGGCAGCTTCCCGGAATAGTCCAGGCCTTCTATCAACAGGGGGCAGGGCTACCCACCGCGATGCTCTCGCGTAGCATCGCCGGGGTCAATGACCATACCTTTGCCATGGCGCTTCCCGGTTCCACGGGCGCTGCCAAGGACGGCTGCACGGTACTTGCACCAGTACTGCAGCACCTGATTGCAACGTTGGAAGGACGCAATGAGCACTAA
- a CDS encoding molybdopterin molybdotransferase MoeA has product MRTYEAHLAAVEAAFPTPRVVTLPLTQAVGLAIADTLTAQWDMPRFPNSQMDGYALPHAQGGTFTVGKTIAAGVDAPALTDNVAVPIMTGARVPENTAAIVPVEHSQPEHFANEGEEVQVPACSKGQFIREQGSDIKQGTVLIEKGARLNPAAIGTLAAQGLKEVEIQAPARILILTGGSEIGGDGPAQIPDSNGPLLAALCKDYGIEVAGFLRTNDDPEVLRRDVEQAIAEHRPDAIVSAGGISHGKFEVVRQVFNEHGWFGHVAQQPGGPQGLSSYLGVPVIALPGNPVSTLVSFRLYVAPILGTVPKPYLSHVTAAVEGLEGKEQFRRAVLYHDSAGIPRAQLVGGAGSHLLAQAIEANGLVRIPADSRLNAGDDVEVHPF; this is encoded by the coding sequence ATGCGCACCTACGAAGCACACCTCGCTGCCGTCGAAGCGGCTTTCCCCACCCCACGGGTGGTAACGCTCCCGCTTACCCAGGCTGTCGGCCTAGCCATCGCAGATACTCTCACTGCCCAATGGGATATGCCGCGTTTTCCTAACTCACAGATGGACGGCTACGCCCTCCCCCACGCTCAGGGTGGCACTTTCACGGTCGGCAAAACCATTGCCGCAGGAGTCGATGCCCCAGCACTCACCGACAACGTCGCCGTTCCCATCATGACCGGCGCCCGCGTACCAGAGAACACCGCAGCCATCGTTCCGGTAGAACACTCCCAGCCCGAGCATTTCGCCAACGAAGGCGAAGAGGTCCAAGTACCTGCCTGCTCGAAAGGCCAGTTCATTCGCGAACAAGGCTCCGACATCAAGCAAGGAACCGTACTCATTGAAAAAGGCGCGCGTCTGAACCCAGCGGCGATTGGCACGCTCGCAGCACAGGGCCTGAAAGAAGTAGAAATCCAAGCCCCGGCGCGCATTCTGATTCTTACCGGCGGCTCGGAGATTGGCGGCGACGGTCCTGCACAAATCCCAGATTCCAACGGTCCGCTGCTGGCGGCACTCTGCAAGGACTACGGCATCGAGGTCGCAGGATTCCTGCGTACCAACGACGATCCGGAAGTTTTACGCCGGGATGTCGAGCAAGCCATCGCCGAACACCGCCCCGACGCCATTGTCTCCGCCGGCGGCATTAGCCACGGCAAGTTTGAGGTCGTTCGCCAGGTCTTTAACGAACACGGCTGGTTCGGCCACGTTGCCCAGCAGCCCGGTGGACCGCAGGGGTTGTCCTCTTACTTGGGCGTGCCAGTCATCGCACTCCCGGGTAATCCGGTCTCCACGCTGGTTAGCTTCCGCCTGTACGTGGCACCGATTCTCGGCACAGTGCCTAAGCCCTACCTCTCGCACGTCACCGCGGCAGTCGAAGGCCTCGAAGGCAAGGAACAATTCCGCCGGGCAGTGCTCTACCACGATTCCGCAGGCATCCCCCGCGCCCAGCTCGTCGGCGGTGCCGGCTCGCACCTACTCGCCCAGGCCATCGAAGCCAACGGCCTCGTCCGCATTCCTGCCGATAGCCGCCTCAACGCCGGCGACGACGTCGAAGTCCACCCCTTCTAA
- a CDS encoding MoaD/ThiS family protein: MLDVHYFAAARQAAGTAAEQVFAPATLRDLVAELGDAHAGTTAAGMPLADVLERCSFLLDGQGTDDLDASLEGISRVDVLPPFAGG, translated from the coding sequence ATGCTTGACGTCCACTACTTTGCCGCCGCCCGCCAGGCCGCAGGCACCGCTGCTGAGCAGGTTTTTGCCCCGGCGACACTTCGCGACCTGGTTGCTGAATTAGGCGATGCCCATGCCGGTACTACTGCCGCGGGCATGCCCTTAGCGGACGTATTGGAGCGCTGTTCCTTCCTGCTGGACGGGCAGGGCACCGACGACTTGGATGCCTCCTTGGAAGGCATTAGCCGTGTTGATGTCCTGCCGCCTTTCGCAGGTGGTTAA
- the hisC gene encoding histidinol-phosphate transaminase translates to MIRSDLQAIPSYKPGARNPDAVKLSSNESTHPPLPAAVEAMQQAAQGANRYPDMAAVDLKDALAKHLQLGSEQIAVGTGSSALCQQLVLATAKPGEEVIFPWRSFEAYPIFVQVVGATPVQIPLTGEHGVDLKAMADAVTDKTRLIFVCNPNNPTGSTVTRAEFEEFLDAVPQDVVIALDEAYYEYNNAADTPVATDYLDRPNIVGLRTFSKAYGLAGARMGYAFGNPLLIEAIDKVSIPFSASALAQSAAIASLQDQNELQKRVEETQEQRDVLEKELAAYGVPHSEANLIWVPAENIADQGTPQEIAERLTENGVVVRAFSEGIRITATTEEETQTFLKAWRKVVA, encoded by the coding sequence ATGATTCGCTCCGATCTTCAGGCTATTCCTTCTTATAAACCCGGCGCGCGTAATCCAGACGCCGTCAAGCTGTCTTCGAATGAGTCCACGCACCCGCCCCTCCCGGCGGCCGTGGAGGCCATGCAGCAAGCAGCACAGGGTGCCAACCGCTATCCGGATATGGCAGCGGTGGATTTGAAGGATGCGCTGGCAAAGCACTTGCAGCTGGGCAGCGAGCAGATTGCTGTGGGTACTGGTTCCTCAGCACTGTGCCAGCAGTTAGTGCTGGCTACTGCGAAGCCTGGTGAGGAAGTTATCTTCCCGTGGCGTTCCTTTGAGGCCTACCCCATCTTCGTGCAGGTTGTCGGTGCGACCCCGGTGCAGATTCCGCTGACTGGTGAGCACGGTGTGGACCTGAAGGCGATGGCAGATGCCGTTACGGACAAGACTCGTCTCATCTTCGTGTGCAATCCGAATAACCCGACTGGTTCGACGGTGACCCGTGCGGAGTTCGAAGAGTTCCTCGATGCTGTGCCGCAGGATGTCGTCATTGCATTGGATGAGGCTTACTACGAGTACAACAACGCAGCGGATACTCCGGTAGCTACGGATTACCTGGATCGTCCGAACATTGTTGGTCTGCGCACGTTCTCCAAGGCTTATGGTCTTGCGGGTGCGCGCATGGGTTACGCATTCGGTAACCCGCTGCTCATTGAGGCTATCGACAAGGTATCGATTCCGTTCTCCGCCAGCGCGCTTGCCCAGTCCGCAGCGATTGCCAGCCTGCAGGACCAAAACGAACTGCAGAAGCGCGTCGAAGAAACCCAAGAACAGCGCGACGTTCTGGAGAAGGAACTTGCCGCTTACGGTGTTCCGCACTCCGAGGCGAATCTCATTTGGGTTCCGGCAGAAAACATCGCTGACCAGGGCACTCCGCAAGAAATTGCAGAGCGCCTGACTGAGAATGGCGTCGTGGTACGTGCCTTCAGCGAAGGCATTCGCATCACGGCCACCACGGAAGAAGAAACCCAGACCTTCCTTAAGGCCTGGCGCAAAGTTGTGGCTTAA